The following proteins are co-located in the Cryptococcus neoformans var. neoformans B-3501A chromosome 12, whole genome shotgun sequence genome:
- a CDS encoding hypothetical protein (HMMPfam hit to RVT, Reverse transcriptase (RNA-dependent DNA polymerase), score: 56.0, E(): 9.9e-14), which produces MVITNDKPPEENTDAKIVPKEYHQYLDLFDKKSADTLPEHRSFDHHIPLKEGKNPPFGPIYNLSKKELEALHEYLDENLKKGFIQPSESPAGVPILFVTIKNRYPLPLIAELLDRLKSAKVFTKIDLQGVYNLLRIKAGKGWKTAFCTCYGHSEYLVMPFGLTNAPASFQHLMNHNFHDMLDIFVIIYLDDILIYSPDLETHQSHVIQDLDHLCQTHLYAKASKCEFHQTSVEFLGFIVSDQGLSMDTKKNYSSIAKPLIDLTKKDLHFVWEEPHEHLSKHSKGASPLLISYVITTQPSNSSSKPTPLTMPSQVSYHMKSTRNSNQLLSSLSHKMLPAELNYPIHDKEMLAIVSAFKEW; this is translated from the exons ATGGTCATTACCAATGACAAACCTCCAGAAGAAAACACCGATGCCAAAATAGTACCTAAAGAATACCATCAATATCTAGATTTAttcgacaagaaaagcGCCGATACACTCCCAGAACATAGGTCCTTTGACCATCATATCCCTctcaaagaaggaaagaaccCACCTTTTGGTCCCATATACAATCTCTCCAAAAAAGAACTTGAAGCTCTCCATGAAtaccttgatgagaatcTTAAAAAAGGTTTTATCCAACCGTCCGAATCACCAGCTGGGGTGCCCATACTCTTt GTCACCATCAAGAATCGCTACCCTCTACCATTGATTGCCGAGCTCCTAGATCGACTCAAATCAGCCAAAGTATTCACTAAAATCGACCTACAGGGAGTCTACAATTTACTTCGCATTAAGGCAggcaaaggatggaaaacAGCTTTCTGTACTTGCTATGGGCATTCCGAATATTTGGTAATGCCGTTTGGCCTCACCAATGCCCCTGCATCTTTCCAACATCTCATGAACCACAACTTCCATGACATGCTAGACATATTTGTCATTATCTACCTCGATgacatcctcatctacaGCCCAGACTTGGAGACTCACCAGTCACATGTCATACAAGACCTAGATCACCTCTGCCAAACCCATTTATATGCCAAAGCTTCAAAGTGCGAGTTCCATCAAACCTCAGTCGAGTTCCTAGGTTTCATTGTCAGTGATCAAGGTCTATCAATGGATACCAAGAAA AACTACTCTAGTATTGCCAAACCTCTTATCGActtgacaaagaaggaCTTACACTTTGTATGGGAAGAACCTCATGAACATCTTTCGAAGCACTCAAAAGGAGCTTCACCTCTGTTAATCTCCTATGTCATTACGACCCAACCAAGcaactcatcctcaaaaCCAACGCCTCTGACTATGCCATCACAGGTATCTTATCACATGAAatcgacaagaaactcgaaCCAgttgctttcttctctttctcacAAAATGTTGCCTGCTGAGTTAAACTATCCTATTCATGACAAAGAAATGTTAGCAATTGTTTCAGCATTCAAAGAATGGTGA